Genomic DNA from Arthrobacter sp. B1I2:
AGGATTTCATCACAGTGCGTTACCTCTTTCGAGTGAATCAGGTGCGGTCAGCCGCCGTGTCCCCCATTGCGGCCTGTGACAAACAGCCAACCAATCTTAACGAAACCTGTCAATGGGCTGGACAATACCTGTAAGCCTACTCGTGGCCCCCTGGAGAGGGTGGGCGGCGAGCCAACCGGGAGCGACATAAAGGGCCGCGAATTTGCCCGGATACGGGCATCTCGATTTAGGTGAAAGTGAACCATCCGGAGCGGCCGAGAGACCTGGCTCGATGACGCCGCAGCAACCACGGGATCAGAGTCATCACTCCTGCCCGAAGGTGCTACTGCCAGGACCGATGGAAAGGAAGATTCCAGCATGTCCCAGAACACCGACCACATCCGCGTGACCCACGCCGGCTCGTTGCCCCGCACCCCGGAACTCATCGCGGCCAACGCTGCCAAGGAAGCCGACGGCATCACCCCGGAATTCCTGGAACTCCTTCAAGCCTCCGTGGTGGACGTAGTGCAGCGCCAGAAGGATCTCGGCATCGACATCCCCAACGACGGCGAGTACGGGCACACCATGTCCAGCTCCGTGGATTACGGCGCGTGGTGGAATTACTCCTTCGCCCGGCTCGGCGGCCTGGAGCCCACCAACGTTGACCGCTGGGCCGATGCCGAAGTGCGGCGGTCGTCCCCCGGCAGGGTGGTCCTGACCTCCTTCCCCGACCGGCGGGACCGGCAGGCCTTCAATGAGGCCTACAACGATCCCTCCTCCGGCATCCTCACCCACCGCAAGAGCGTCGCCCAGCCCAAGATCGCCGGCCCCCTGACCTACACGGGCCAAGATCTCGTTGGCTCGGACATCAGGAACCTGAAGACCGGGCTCGCCGCGGCCGGCCTCACGGACGGCTTCGTGGCGTCCCTCTCCCCCGGCTCGTGCGCCCGGGTGGCCAACGAGTACTACAAATCCGATGAGGAACTCGTCTACGCCTGCGCCGATGCCATGCGGGAGGAATACAAGGCGATCATCGACGCCGGCCTCACAGTCCAGCTTGATGACCCGTCCCTGGCCGAAAGCTGGGACCAGATCAACCCCGAGCCCGCCCTGGCGGACTACCTGAAGTTCATCCAGCTGCGGGTGGAAGCCACCAACTGGGCACTTCGCGACCTCCCCCAGGAACAGATCCGGCTGCACGTCTGCTGGGGCTCCTGGCACGGCCCGCACACCACGGACATCCCGTTCGCCGACATCATCGGGTCGGTACTGCAGATCAACGCCGGGGCATACTCCTTCGAAGCCGCGAACGTCCGCCACGAACACGAATGGCGGGTATGGGAGGACACCAGGCTGCCCGAGGGCAAGGTGATCATTCCCGGCGTCGTCTCGCACGCCACCAACGTGGTGGAGCACCCGGACCTGGTGGCGGACCGCATTGTCCGCTTCGCCGACGTCGTGGGCCGGGAGAACGTCATCGCCTCCACTGACTGCGGCCTGGGCGGCCGTGTCCACCCGCAGATCGCCTTCGCCAAGCTGGAGGCACTGGGCGAGGGCGCACGCCGGGCCTCCAAGCGCCTCTGGTAACCCACTCTCCACACCCGGGCGCCGGCTGTGCCTTCCATCACCGGAAGGGGCTGCCGGCGTTTCGCTTCCCATGGCTTGCTAAACTGGAACAGGCCGACCAGGAGTTGGTCCACCCCATTTCAACCACTGCGGATGTGGTGCGTGATCGTGCGCCCATTTTCCGCGGCGGCAGCAACACCCAATCCCCGCAGGAGAACCAGCCCTTCATGACAGCCCTGGCCCCCGAAACATTCCACGAACAGCTCCTGAGCCGCCGCTACGAACCCAGCGTGGCCGCCGTCAACGAGCTGTGTGATTCCCTGCAGGAGGCCAAGCCCGGAACCGTGGTGCCCTACGTGGACCCTATGCACGATGTGGACGAATGCCGCATCATCAGCCTGTTCTCCAACATTGGCGAGATGGACCCGTCCGGGTTCATCACCCCCGGGGACCAGGATGCCGCTACCCGCATGCTGGGCATCCAGTGGAAGCTGGCCCTCCGCCCTGAGTTCGTCATGCCATGGAACGTCCACCCCTGGCACGTCCCGGGCGAAGCCAACGGCAAGTTCACCCCGGACCAGATCCAGGCGGGCCTGAAGCCGCTGCTGAAGTTCCTGGCCCTGGTGCCCCGCGCCTCGGTCATCGTGGCGCACGGCACTGAGGCCAACCGCCTGGCCAACCTGCTGCTGAAGACCGAAGTGCCGCTCCTCTGGCGCCGCGGCCTGAAGACCTACAAGGTCCGCTCCCTCAGCGGCCGCGCCTTCGCCGGTTCCCCGGCCCGCCAGGAGGAATACCTCGAGGACATGCGCACAGCCTACACCGACGCCATGGCGCGCACGGGGATCGCCCGGAAAGCATAGCTGACGCCTTAAACGAACTACGGCGGGCCGTCACCTTTTCCTGAAAAAGGTGACGGCCCGCCGTCGTCTATTTAAGTGTTTGAGGCCTTACTGGCCCTCGATGGCTGCCTTCGCCGTGGGATCGGAGTCGTTCAGGAACTTCTCGATCCGTTCCGGCTCGTCCGCTTCGCCGATGGCCGAGGAAGCCCGGCCAAGGGAGTACAGGGCGCGCAGGAACCCGCGGTTCGGCTCGTGCTCCCAGGGGATGGGGCCGACGCCGCGCCACCCGTTGCGGCGCAGCGAGTCCAGTCCCCGGTGGTAGCCCACCCGTGAGTAGGCGTAGGAGTCGATGGTGCGCCCCTCCGCCCAGGCCTCTTCCGCCAGCAGAGCCCACAACAGCGAGGATGTGGGGTGCTTGGCCACGAGGTCCAGGGGCTCCTGGCCGCCTTCCAGCTGCTGGTTGACCTCGGTCTCGGCGGGCAGGAGCGTGGGCTCCGGCCCCATCAGGTTCCTGCGGAACTCATCCGACATCTAGAAGGTCTTTCCGGCCGAACCGAGCTGCTTGGTGGCTTCCACCACGCGGGCTGCGAGGCCGGCTTCGGCGGAAGCACCCCAGACGCGGGGGTCGTAGGTCTTCTTGTTGCCCACTTCGCCGTCAACCTTGAGGACGCCGTCGTAGTTCTTGAACATGTGGTCCGCCACGGGACGCGTGTAGGCGTACTGGGTGTCGGTGTCGATGTTCATCTTGATCACGCCGTAGGAGACGGCGTCCGCGATCTCCTGGTCGGAGGAGCCGGAGCCGCCGTGGAACACCAGGTCGAACGGGTTGTCCTTGCCGATCTTCGCACCCACCTGCGCCTGGATGTCCTTGAGGATCTCCGGGCGGAGCTTGACGCCGCCGGGCTTGTAGACGCCGTGGACGTTGCCGAAGGTCAGGGCCGTGATGTAGCGGCCGTTGTCACCGGAGCCGAGGGCGTCAATGGTGGCCAGGGCGTCTTCCACGGTGGTGTACAGCTTGTCGTTGATGGCGTTCTCCACGCCGTCTTCCTCGCCGCCAACCGTGCCGATCTCCACCTCGAGGATCATCTTGGCGGCAGCCGTGCGCTCAAGCAGTTCCCGGGCGATGCGCAGGTTGTCCTGCAGGGTTTCGGCGGAGCCGTCCCACATGTGCGAGTTGAACAGCGGGTTGCGGCCGGCCTTGACCTCAGCCTCGGAAGCAGCCAGCAGGGGCAGGACGAAGCCGTCCAGCTTGTCCTTGGGGCAGTGGTCCGTGTGGAGGGCAATGTTGACGCCGTAGTTCTTGGCCACCTCGCGGGCGAAGGCGGCGAAGCCCAGGGAACCGGCAACCATGTCCTTCGTGGAGGCGCCGGACCAGTAGGCGGCGCCGCCGGTGGAAACCTGCACGATGCCGTCGGACTCCGCCTCGGCAAAGCCGCGAAGGGCGGCGTTCAGCGTCTGCGATGACGTGACGTTCACGGCCGGGAATGCGAAGCCGCCCGCTTTCGCACGGTCGATCATCTCGGCGTAGATCTCTGGGGTTGCAATGGGCATGCTGGCTCCTCTGCTGAGTTTCGTCTGTGGGTGGATGACCCTCAAGTAGACCGCTTACGGCTAGGCACCATCCTAGCCATTCCCCGGCCGTGGGAGTGTTTCGGGTCACCGCCCGGTAATACTCCGGCGGGGCTAAACGT
This window encodes:
- a CDS encoding DUF3151 domain-containing protein, whose product is MSDEFRRNLMGPEPTLLPAETEVNQQLEGGQEPLDLVAKHPTSSLLWALLAEEAWAEGRTIDSYAYSRVGYHRGLDSLRRNGWRGVGPIPWEHEPNRGFLRALYSLGRASSAIGEADEPERIEKFLNDSDPTAKAAIEGQ
- a CDS encoding cobalamin-independent methionine synthase II family protein, with amino-acid sequence MSQNTDHIRVTHAGSLPRTPELIAANAAKEADGITPEFLELLQASVVDVVQRQKDLGIDIPNDGEYGHTMSSSVDYGAWWNYSFARLGGLEPTNVDRWADAEVRRSSPGRVVLTSFPDRRDRQAFNEAYNDPSSGILTHRKSVAQPKIAGPLTYTGQDLVGSDIRNLKTGLAAAGLTDGFVASLSPGSCARVANEYYKSDEELVYACADAMREEYKAIIDAGLTVQLDDPSLAESWDQINPEPALADYLKFIQLRVEATNWALRDLPQEQIRLHVCWGSWHGPHTTDIPFADIIGSVLQINAGAYSFEAANVRHEHEWRVWEDTRLPEGKVIIPGVVSHATNVVEHPDLVADRIVRFADVVGRENVIASTDCGLGGRVHPQIAFAKLEALGEGARRASKRLW
- the fbaA gene encoding class II fructose-bisphosphate aldolase, giving the protein MPIATPEIYAEMIDRAKAGGFAFPAVNVTSSQTLNAALRGFAEAESDGIVQVSTGGAAYWSGASTKDMVAGSLGFAAFAREVAKNYGVNIALHTDHCPKDKLDGFVLPLLAASEAEVKAGRNPLFNSHMWDGSAETLQDNLRIARELLERTAAAKMILEVEIGTVGGEEDGVENAINDKLYTTVEDALATIDALGSGDNGRYITALTFGNVHGVYKPGGVKLRPEILKDIQAQVGAKIGKDNPFDLVFHGGSGSSDQEIADAVSYGVIKMNIDTDTQYAYTRPVADHMFKNYDGVLKVDGEVGNKKTYDPRVWGASAEAGLAARVVEATKQLGSAGKTF
- a CDS encoding uracil-DNA glycosylase, producing the protein MTALAPETFHEQLLSRRYEPSVAAVNELCDSLQEAKPGTVVPYVDPMHDVDECRIISLFSNIGEMDPSGFITPGDQDAATRMLGIQWKLALRPEFVMPWNVHPWHVPGEANGKFTPDQIQAGLKPLLKFLALVPRASVIVAHGTEANRLANLLLKTEVPLLWRRGLKTYKVRSLSGRAFAGSPARQEEYLEDMRTAYTDAMARTGIARKA